The following are encoded together in the Capsulimonas corticalis genome:
- a CDS encoding 4Fe-4S dicluster domain-containing protein translates to MAIDLTDRIIQPSPAPKKGRWNPWRRVVQLLCGVLLVALPLTNGMRLDVRRHEFYFAWHRTAAQDLLMLFWVSMLATWALVAVSVLYGRLWCGWVCPQTMASDFADSLKKRLDKAFRTRPGQPRFALSRGVWSLILLAMSVGTGMTVAAYWLSPSDVGHAALRPWTDVPAALTVYIIAAVVAADMLWVRRKFCYSACPYGPLMGIVADKNTLAVRYLNEREDDCIKCGKCVVDCPMGIDIKNGAGQLACINCGVCVDSCNDVLGKRGKAGLIEYRYGLEPERAASNLTWKQRLGFWDATRFWVLATLVVFAGYVGLSLFGHEKMTATAIANGAITQDAAGIHNDYLLTVENGTPEPQTYALSVDGMNARAEIHGASTLTLAPREQRAAPLILTGPATETAPGERKVVTLNLVSPKERAQVKLVFYRPE, encoded by the coding sequence ATGGCGATCGACCTTACTGACCGAATTATCCAGCCGTCGCCCGCGCCCAAAAAAGGGCGCTGGAATCCGTGGCGGCGCGTTGTGCAATTGCTGTGCGGCGTTCTTTTGGTGGCTTTGCCGCTGACAAACGGCATGCGTCTGGATGTGCGGCGCCATGAGTTTTACTTTGCGTGGCATCGCACGGCGGCGCAGGATCTTTTGATGCTGTTCTGGGTCTCGATGCTCGCCACCTGGGCGCTGGTGGCGGTGTCCGTTCTTTACGGACGTCTCTGGTGCGGCTGGGTTTGTCCGCAGACGATGGCGAGCGACTTCGCCGATTCGCTCAAAAAACGGCTGGATAAGGCGTTCCGCACGCGCCCTGGCCAGCCGCGCTTTGCGCTGTCGCGCGGTGTCTGGTCGCTGATTTTGCTGGCGATGTCGGTAGGGACGGGAATGACTGTGGCGGCCTACTGGCTGTCGCCTTCCGATGTGGGCCACGCCGCGCTGCGGCCGTGGACGGACGTTCCCGCCGCGCTCACCGTCTACATTATCGCCGCCGTGGTGGCGGCGGACATGCTCTGGGTGCGCCGCAAATTTTGCTACTCCGCCTGTCCTTACGGCCCCTTGATGGGCATTGTCGCGGACAAGAACACCCTCGCCGTGCGCTATCTTAATGAGCGCGAGGACGACTGTATCAAGTGCGGGAAGTGTGTCGTCGACTGCCCGATGGGGATCGATATCAAGAACGGCGCCGGACAGCTCGCCTGTATCAACTGCGGCGTCTGCGTCGACTCCTGCAACGACGTTCTGGGCAAGCGCGGCAAGGCCGGGCTGATCGAATATCGTTACGGCCTAGAGCCCGAGCGCGCCGCCAGTAATCTTACCTGGAAGCAGCGCCTCGGTTTCTGGGACGCCACCCGGTTCTGGGTGCTGGCGACACTGGTCGTCTTCGCGGGCTATGTCGGGCTGTCCCTATTCGGCCATGAAAAGATGACGGCGACGGCGATCGCGAACGGCGCGATTACGCAGGACGCCGCCGGAATCCACAACGACTATTTGCTGACCGTGGAGAATGGAACTCCCGAGCCGCAAACATACGCCTTATCCGTGGACGGCATGAACGCCCGCGCCGAAATCCACGGCGCTTCGACCCTCACGCTCGCCCCACGAGAGCAGCGCGCCGCGCCGCTGATCCTGACCGGCCCCGCAACCGAAACAGCGCCGGGCGAGCGCAAGGTCGTGACGCTGAATCTGGTGTCGCCCAAAGAGCGGGCGCAGGTGAAGCTGGTGTTTTACCGGCCGGAATAG
- a CDS encoding Uma2 family endonuclease has protein sequence MATQARRLHTPDEYLSMERQAEVRSEYIRGEIFAMSGASLQHTDITLNVGSELRMQLKGKPYRASVSDLRVQVGHAGLYTYPDIVVTCGAPQFADAHVDTVLNPTLIAEVPSPSTESYDRGEKSIYYRQIPTLKQYLLISQNRPHIELYTRQAEDSWLLTEISNLDGAILLECISCTLAMSEIYDRVVFETRAK, from the coding sequence ATGGCGACGCAAGCACGCCGGCTCCATACGCCGGACGAATATCTCTCCATGGAGAGGCAGGCGGAGGTTCGCAGCGAATACATACGCGGCGAGATTTTCGCGATGTCCGGCGCCAGCCTGCAACATACGGACATTACCTTAAATGTCGGCAGTGAATTGCGCATGCAACTCAAAGGCAAACCATACCGCGCTTCCGTCTCCGACCTGCGCGTGCAAGTCGGACACGCGGGTTTGTACACTTATCCAGATATTGTCGTCACATGCGGCGCTCCACAATTCGCAGATGCGCATGTGGATACGGTTCTCAATCCGACGCTTATTGCCGAAGTACCTTCTCCCTCAACAGAAAGTTATGATCGCGGCGAGAAATCCATCTATTATCGACAAATACCGACGCTAAAGCAATACTTGCTGATTTCGCAGAATCGACCGCACATCGAACTTTACACTCGACAGGCCGAAGATAGTTGGTTGCTGACAGAAATAAGCAACCTAGATGGAGCGATACTGCTGGAATGCATCTCCTGCACATTGGCGATGTCGGAAATCTACGACCGCGTTGTATTTGAAACGCGTGCCAAATAG
- a CDS encoding alpha/beta hydrolase: protein MPLDPQVAALLEKMRAAGAAPIGALPMEETRAAARGLIAWQAAPPAVDRVQDLRIPASDADIPVRAYTPLGAAAAPPILVFSHGGGWFRGTLDIFDTPCRQLANATGCLVVSVDYRLAPEHKFPLPLNDCWEVTQWIAAHGADLGGDPSRLIVAGDSSGGNLAAAVARRTRDAGGPPIAAQLLIYPVTNCAFDTPSYTEFAQGYSLTRASMETCWDYYLSDPADAASPDASPLRAPDFTSLPPAVILTAEYDPLRDDGEQYADKLQSAGVPVHRKRLPGLIHGALHMTGIVDASKQIYEEAGEGLRVLLGGK from the coding sequence ATGCCGCTCGATCCACAAGTCGCCGCCCTGCTGGAAAAGATGCGCGCCGCCGGCGCCGCGCCCATCGGCGCGCTTCCCATGGAAGAGACGCGCGCCGCCGCTCGAGGTCTGATCGCGTGGCAGGCGGCGCCGCCCGCCGTCGATCGCGTGCAGGACCTGCGCATCCCAGCCTCGGACGCCGATATCCCCGTGCGGGCTTATACGCCTTTGGGGGCCGCCGCCGCCCCGCCGATCCTGGTCTTCAGTCACGGCGGCGGCTGGTTCCGGGGAACGCTCGACATCTTCGACACGCCCTGCCGCCAGCTCGCGAACGCGACGGGCTGCCTGGTGGTTTCCGTCGATTATCGGCTCGCCCCCGAGCACAAATTTCCGCTCCCGCTCAACGACTGCTGGGAAGTCACCCAGTGGATTGCCGCGCACGGCGCCGACCTGGGCGGAGATCCATCGCGCCTGATCGTCGCCGGCGACAGCTCCGGCGGCAACCTCGCCGCCGCCGTCGCCCGCCGCACGCGGGACGCCGGCGGTCCCCCCATCGCCGCCCAGCTTCTCATCTACCCCGTCACCAATTGCGCCTTCGACACGCCCTCCTACACCGAGTTCGCCCAGGGCTACTCCCTCACGCGCGCCTCCATGGAAACCTGCTGGGACTATTATCTCAGCGACCCCGCCGACGCTGCGAGCCCCGACGCCTCCCCCCTGCGCGCCCCCGATTTCACCAGCCTTCCCCCCGCCGTCATTCTCACCGCCGAATACGACCCTCTGCGCGACGACGGCGAACAGTACGCCGACAAACTCCAATCCGCCGGCGTCCCCGTCCACCGCAAGCGCCTGCCGGGATTGATCCACGGCGCCCTGCATATGACGGGGATCGTGGACGCATCCAAGCAAATTTACGAAGAAGCGGGCGAAGGCCTGCGTGTGCTACTTGGCGGGAAATGA
- a CDS encoding SDR family oxidoreductase — translation MTLANQTVIVVGGGSGIGLGIARAAWKDGAKVVIVGRSQEKLDQAAVAIGDRERIQTSVADATDESQVKTLLESVGSFDHLLCTAVSAAYQPVREFEIDDARRTLDSKLIGPLLLVKHGVDRIRPGGSFTFTGGIAADRPGPRGSIVAAANAGLVGFVRALALEIAPIRVNLISPGWVDTPVWDTISGGNKAALFEQMAGRLPVGRIGAPEDIAQAALYLMGNTFTTGETLHVDGGQRLI, via the coding sequence ATGACGCTGGCAAATCAAACTGTGATTGTTGTGGGAGGCGGATCGGGAATTGGGTTAGGGATTGCTCGCGCGGCGTGGAAGGACGGCGCGAAGGTCGTGATCGTCGGCCGTTCTCAGGAGAAGCTGGATCAAGCGGCGGTTGCCATCGGCGACAGGGAGCGAATTCAAACGAGTGTCGCGGACGCCACGGATGAGTCTCAGGTCAAAACGCTCTTGGAATCGGTGGGATCGTTCGATCATCTCCTCTGCACCGCCGTCTCGGCGGCGTATCAGCCGGTGCGCGAGTTCGAGATCGACGACGCCCGCCGAACTCTCGATTCCAAGCTGATCGGGCCATTGCTGCTGGTGAAGCACGGCGTCGATCGGATCCGTCCCGGCGGCTCCTTTACCTTCACCGGCGGCATCGCCGCCGACCGGCCCGGCCCGCGCGGCTCCATTGTGGCGGCGGCCAACGCCGGACTGGTTGGGTTCGTGCGCGCCCTGGCGCTGGAGATCGCGCCGATCCGCGTCAACTTGATCTCGCCGGGATGGGTGGATACGCCGGTCTGGGACACCATCAGCGGCGGAAACAAAGCGGCGTTGTTCGAGCAGATGGCGGGACGGCTTCCGGTGGGACGCATCGGCGCTCCGGAAGACATCGCGCAGGCGGCGCTTTATCTGATGGGAAACACCTTCACCACGGGGGAAACGCTGCATGTGGACGGCGGGCAGCGGCTGATTTGA
- a CDS encoding MarR family winged helix-turn-helix transcriptional regulator — MRIDKVDEILAQWRREQPELNTETIAVVGRILLSAEMLKARIQPVFESYGVSFGGGDVLASLRRNGPPYELSPTQLYRELMLTSGTMTNRLDRLERDGFIIRRPNPDDRRSALVCMTPKGLATINTIMHEHMENEQDLLHALSAEDQQQLAGLLSRLILSL; from the coding sequence ATGCGAATCGATAAAGTGGATGAGATTTTGGCGCAGTGGCGCCGCGAGCAGCCCGAACTCAATACCGAGACCATCGCGGTCGTCGGCCGTATCTTATTGTCGGCGGAGATGTTAAAGGCGCGCATCCAGCCGGTGTTTGAGAGCTATGGCGTCAGCTTTGGCGGCGGCGACGTGCTGGCGTCGCTGCGCCGCAATGGCCCGCCATACGAGCTTTCCCCCACCCAGCTCTACCGCGAATTAATGCTGACCTCCGGAACGATGACGAATCGCCTGGATCGATTGGAGCGCGACGGTTTCATTATCCGCCGGCCCAACCCCGACGACCGGCGCAGCGCCCTCGTGTGCATGACGCCCAAGGGCTTAGCGACCATCAACACGATCATGCACGAGCATATGGAGAACGAACAGGACCTTCTTCATGCGCTCAGCGCCGAGGATCAGCAGCAGCTGGCGGGGCTTCTTTCGCGCCTGATTCTCAGTCTCTAG
- a CDS encoding BlaI/MecI/CopY family transcriptional regulator, protein MSKPLSHKLSRRERQIMDIVYQHGQASAAQVMESMPDAPSYSAVRALLRILEDKGHLRHIQEGAHYVFLPTQPRQSAARSAIEQVVQTFFGGSVERAVSTLLSDDETQLSDRDIARLTALIAQAKAEEAKQDS, encoded by the coding sequence ATGTCCAAGCCGTTATCGCACAAACTCAGCCGCCGGGAGCGGCAGATTATGGATATCGTTTACCAGCACGGGCAGGCGTCCGCCGCCCAGGTCATGGAATCGATGCCCGACGCGCCCAGTTACTCCGCCGTGCGCGCCCTGCTGCGCATCTTAGAGGACAAAGGGCACTTGCGCCACATTCAGGAAGGCGCGCACTATGTTTTCCTTCCCACCCAGCCGCGCCAGAGCGCCGCGCGCTCGGCGATCGAGCAGGTCGTGCAGACATTCTTCGGCGGCAGCGTCGAACGCGCCGTCTCCACCTTGCTCTCCGACGATGAGACGCAGCTTTCCGATCGTGATATCGCCCGGCTGACCGCCCTCATCGCGCAGGCAAAAGCGGAAGAAGCCAAGCAAGATTCATAA
- a CDS encoding M56 family metallopeptidase: MNGSLYSIAIQHWGLPAQRLLLALADVSAKSILLFLAAGVLVLALRQASAARKHLIWLLCLAGMLALPLFTALIPGREVQAVQQAFHVDVIQAKQTPDKDAPKPVPASSGIASVNGAPSPAAVTRRTHESQQDSARNRPLPFDAWKIVIGFMALCYTFFWALGILVVFARMGFALLRLRWLQKTLTPITHEPTVRIAAHVAAQMGWKRPILLYEGDAVATPITWGARSPIVALPLAAREWPEARLRAALLHEFAHIQRGDWLAQMLAFSVCALYWFHPCAWLAARFMRQQCEHAADDYAVTHGLKASDYAAELLEIARSLQSRRSPRFAVAMAPRPRIEARLRAILAADQRRDPVTKRLWKGGLAATACLLLLGSAVRFSSRATGTPGIDRPASAPSPWDNAIVAPAPDAPVTLPNGAVIRLAGVADTQGNPNHWWSPSGGPVAQSLLKNTLIYPSMPSGAQGRVFAASIQYDVHKQPMASGAPPPPWDWVYLHSPEYGAVYYTKPTLMDRIEPKLEKPDLSRFQEHETRSGAAVTYQMLDSAPIAASARTATVRVACAAGLWTGKIRCKKTAGKIYIEMPGGPVIFTLVSNPHHLKDAKALARANAIVGVSDYFGSAEVDGVMREVRNFDRDVVALDSGGRAIYDIKGYSMPSGAGKTEQQGLIPIPILNRTAAFELRARPYYWAEFRNIRLKSQ, encoded by the coding sequence ATGAATGGATCATTATATAGCATTGCAATACAGCACTGGGGATTGCCTGCGCAGCGACTGCTGCTTGCGCTCGCCGATGTGTCGGCGAAATCAATTCTCCTCTTCTTGGCGGCCGGCGTGCTCGTCCTGGCCCTGCGGCAGGCTTCGGCGGCGCGAAAGCATTTGATCTGGCTGCTCTGCCTCGCCGGCATGCTTGCGCTTCCCCTCTTCACGGCGCTGATCCCAGGCCGCGAAGTGCAGGCAGTTCAACAGGCGTTTCATGTGGACGTCATCCAAGCAAAGCAAACGCCGGACAAGGACGCTCCCAAGCCTGTCCCGGCTTCCTCCGGGATTGCAAGCGTGAACGGCGCTCCCTCCCCAGCGGCGGTCACCCGCCGCACACACGAATCCCAGCAGGATAGCGCTCGCAATCGCCCTTTGCCATTCGATGCATGGAAGATTGTGATTGGTTTCATGGCGCTTTGTTATACGTTCTTCTGGGCGCTCGGCATCCTCGTTGTTTTTGCCCGCATGGGTTTCGCTCTGCTGCGCCTGCGCTGGCTCCAGAAAACGCTGACGCCGATCACACACGAGCCGACAGTGCGGATCGCCGCGCACGTCGCCGCCCAGATGGGGTGGAAGCGCCCGATCCTGCTCTATGAGGGCGACGCGGTCGCGACGCCCATCACCTGGGGAGCGCGGAGCCCCATCGTCGCGCTTCCCCTCGCAGCGCGGGAATGGCCGGAAGCACGGCTGCGCGCGGCGCTGCTGCATGAATTCGCGCATATCCAGCGCGGCGACTGGCTCGCGCAGATGCTGGCGTTTTCCGTGTGCGCCCTCTACTGGTTCCACCCATGCGCCTGGCTCGCGGCCCGATTTATGCGCCAGCAATGCGAGCACGCGGCCGACGATTACGCCGTCACGCATGGCCTGAAGGCGTCGGACTACGCTGCCGAGCTGCTCGAAATCGCCCGTTCACTGCAATCCCGCAGAAGCCCGCGCTTTGCGGTGGCGATGGCGCCCCGTCCCAGGATAGAAGCTCGCCTTCGAGCGATCCTCGCCGCAGACCAGCGCCGCGATCCCGTCACGAAGCGGCTCTGGAAAGGCGGTCTGGCGGCGACGGCGTGCCTGCTGCTCCTCGGCTCGGCGGTTCGCTTCTCCTCGCGAGCGACGGGAACACCTGGGATCGACAGACCGGCGTCGGCTCCATCACCATGGGACAACGCAATCGTCGCTCCCGCTCCCGATGCGCCGGTCACGCTGCCAAACGGCGCCGTGATCCGTCTGGCGGGTGTCGCGGACACGCAGGGAAACCCCAACCACTGGTGGTCTCCCAGCGGCGGCCCCGTGGCGCAGAGCCTTCTCAAGAACACGCTCATTTACCCCAGCATGCCGTCCGGCGCCCAAGGGCGTGTCTTCGCAGCCTCGATTCAATATGACGTTCACAAACAACCCATGGCTTCTGGCGCGCCGCCGCCGCCCTGGGATTGGGTCTATCTCCATTCTCCGGAATACGGCGCCGTTTACTACACCAAACCAACTTTGATGGATCGCATCGAGCCAAAGCTCGAAAAACCCGACCTTTCTCGATTCCAGGAGCATGAAACACGGTCAGGAGCCGCCGTCACTTATCAAATGCTGGACAGCGCTCCTATCGCGGCGTCTGCGCGGACCGCAACCGTGCGGGTCGCGTGCGCCGCCGGCCTATGGACCGGAAAAATCCGCTGCAAGAAAACCGCCGGAAAAATCTATATCGAAATGCCGGGCGGCCCTGTCATCTTCACGTTGGTTTCCAATCCCCATCATTTGAAAGACGCCAAGGCGCTCGCGCGCGCTAACGCCATTGTCGGGGTATCCGATTACTTTGGCTCCGCAGAGGTGGACGGAGTGATGCGCGAGGTGAGAAATTTCGATCGGGATGTGGTCGCCCTGGACTCGGGCGGACGAGCTATCTACGATATCAAAGGCTACAGCATGCCGAGCGGCGCCGGGAAAACAGAGCAGCAAGGTCTTATTCCCATCCCGATCCTGAACCGCACCGCAGCCTTTGAACTGCGCGCACGACCGTATTACTGGGCGGAGTTCCGGAATATCCGCCTCAAATCCCAATAA
- a CDS encoding alpha-L-arabinofuranosidase C-terminal domain-containing protein has protein sequence MRHHCWKFGALAAITTAVLAAPAGAASGRLTVKADQPGARISPMLYGLMTEEINHSYDGGLYGELIQNRVFKDDAANPVHWSVDLNGGAAGSIALDANQPIPDTALTTCLRLDVSTAGTGRGVGAANDGYWGIPVKPSTSYRASFYAKADDNFKGPLTLTIESTDGTRVAAQAAAPAPGATWKKYTVTLKTDAAVTEGSQYRFIVSAKGTGAVWLNQISLFPPTFNNRPNGNRIDLMDLQAGMSPTFLRLPGGNYLEGGSIDERFDWKKTLGPIEQRPGHQGPWSYRSTDGLGLLEFLEWCEDLKIEPLLAVYAGYSLDGQHIEPGPALAPFVQDALDEIEYLTGDKNTTWGARRIADGHPKPFPLHYVEIGNEDEFDKSASYDGRYAQFQDAIKAKYPKLQLIATSTVTQRKPDLIDDHFYRTAAEMERDSGHYDNYDRSGPKIFVGEWASQDVSTPWVDADKKGPTPSLSAALGDAAWMIGMERNSDIVLMSCYAPMFVNVNKGARQWAVNLIGYDANASFGSPSYYAQAMFGANKGDVVLPAAVTLADAPVQPAPKGKVGVGTWATQAEFKDIQVTQGAASILPAGDVHWALGPGEWKQDGGVLQQSSNANGTDALLGDAAWTDYTYHVKARKIGGKEGFLIKFHAQDSDNYVQWNIGGWSNTRSTLQRASDGAVEEFGGSKPLTVETGRWYDIRIEVQGMKIRCYLDDQLITEATDTPSVVSPLYTTASRDLKSGDVILKVVNTAADAQTLDVDIQGVKNVAKDAQEHVLTGRLRDINTIDAPKNAAVTDSTLHGAGPTFTHEFPAYSVTVLRLKTKK, from the coding sequence ATGCGACATCATTGCTGGAAATTTGGGGCGCTTGCGGCGATCACGACGGCGGTGCTGGCGGCGCCTGCCGGCGCGGCTTCGGGGCGGCTGACGGTCAAGGCAGACCAGCCGGGGGCCAGAATTAGCCCAATGCTTTATGGTCTGATGACCGAAGAGATCAACCACTCTTATGACGGCGGCCTGTACGGCGAGCTGATCCAGAACCGGGTTTTCAAGGACGACGCCGCAAATCCCGTCCACTGGTCGGTGGATTTGAACGGCGGGGCTGCGGGATCCATCGCGCTCGATGCTAATCAGCCGATCCCGGATACGGCGCTGACCACGTGTCTGCGTCTGGACGTATCGACGGCGGGAACGGGGCGCGGCGTGGGCGCCGCAAACGACGGCTACTGGGGCATTCCCGTCAAGCCCAGCACAAGCTATCGGGCTTCGTTCTACGCCAAGGCCGACGACAACTTCAAGGGGCCGCTCACGCTGACGATCGAGAGCACGGACGGAACCCGCGTCGCCGCGCAGGCCGCCGCTCCTGCTCCGGGCGCCACTTGGAAGAAGTACACGGTCACGCTGAAGACGGACGCCGCGGTCACGGAAGGATCCCAGTATCGCTTTATCGTTTCCGCCAAGGGAACCGGCGCCGTCTGGCTCAACCAGATCTCGCTCTTCCCGCCCACTTTTAACAACCGTCCCAACGGCAACCGCATCGATCTGATGGATCTTCAGGCGGGCATGTCGCCGACATTCCTGCGCTTGCCCGGCGGTAACTATCTGGAAGGCGGCTCCATCGACGAACGGTTCGACTGGAAGAAGACCCTCGGCCCGATCGAGCAGCGGCCGGGGCACCAAGGCCCGTGGAGTTATCGTTCAACGGACGGCCTCGGGCTTCTGGAGTTTCTAGAGTGGTGTGAGGATCTGAAGATCGAGCCGCTGCTCGCCGTCTACGCGGGATACTCCTTGGACGGCCAGCATATCGAGCCCGGCCCGGCGCTGGCGCCGTTCGTGCAGGACGCACTGGATGAGATCGAGTATCTGACCGGCGACAAAAATACAACCTGGGGCGCGCGGCGCATCGCCGACGGCCACCCGAAACCATTCCCGCTGCACTATGTCGAGATCGGCAACGAAGATGAGTTCGATAAATCCGCAAGCTATGACGGCCGCTACGCGCAGTTCCAGGACGCGATCAAGGCCAAATATCCCAAGCTGCAATTGATCGCCACCTCGACCGTCACCCAGCGCAAGCCCGATCTGATCGACGACCATTTTTACAGGACGGCGGCGGAGATGGAGCGCGACAGCGGGCATTACGACAACTACGACCGCAGCGGCCCGAAGATCTTCGTCGGCGAATGGGCGTCGCAAGATGTGAGCACTCCCTGGGTCGACGCCGACAAAAAAGGCCCCACCCCCAGCCTCTCCGCCGCGCTCGGCGACGCCGCTTGGATGATCGGCATGGAGCGCAACTCCGACATCGTCCTGATGTCCTGCTACGCCCCGATGTTCGTCAATGTCAACAAAGGCGCGCGGCAGTGGGCCGTAAACCTCATCGGGTACGACGCCAACGCCAGCTTCGGCTCGCCGTCCTACTACGCGCAGGCGATGTTCGGCGCGAACAAAGGCGATGTCGTGCTGCCTGCCGCCGTCACGCTCGCCGACGCCCCCGTTCAGCCGGCGCCCAAGGGCAAGGTCGGCGTCGGAACCTGGGCGACGCAGGCCGAGTTCAAGGACATTCAGGTGACGCAAGGCGCCGCCTCGATCCTGCCGGCGGGCGACGTCCACTGGGCGCTGGGACCGGGAGAATGGAAGCAGGACGGCGGCGTCCTCCAGCAATCCAGCAATGCAAACGGTACGGACGCGCTGCTCGGCGACGCCGCCTGGACCGATTACACCTATCACGTCAAGGCGCGCAAGATCGGCGGCAAGGAAGGCTTCCTGATCAAGTTCCATGCCCAGGACAGCGACAACTATGTCCAATGGAACATCGGCGGCTGGAGCAACACGCGCTCCACGCTCCAGCGCGCGAGCGACGGCGCCGTCGAAGAGTTTGGCGGCTCCAAGCCGCTGACCGTCGAAACCGGCCGATGGTACGACATCCGTATTGAAGTCCAGGGCATGAAGATCCGCTGCTACCTCGACGACCAGCTCATCACCGAAGCCACCGACACGCCGTCCGTCGTCAGTCCGCTCTACACCACCGCCAGCCGCGATCTCAAATCCGGCGACGTGATCTTAAAAGTCGTCAACACCGCCGCCGACGCCCAAACGCTGGATGTCGATATCCAGGGCGTCAAGAACGTCGCCAAAGACGCCCAGGAGCACGTGCTGACAGGTCGTCTGCGCGACATCAACACCATCGACGCCCCCAAAAACGCCGCCGTCACCGATAGCACCCTCCATGGCGCCGGCCCGACATTCACGCACGAGTTCCCCGCCTACTCCGTCACCGTTCTGAGATTGAAGACGAAAAAATAG
- a CDS encoding glycoside hydrolase family 172 protein, with protein sequence MPGPLDHLPLLRPGVRTKRVSSYDRTGGNNDFVPIEAGETRSLAQIAGAGAVKHIWITINCDDPMIKRNAILRMYWDGEASPSVECPLGDFFGQGWAERYLYASLPLAAAPAGGNALNCYFPMPFGDGARIEIENQSELPIKNFYYYIDYEEHTGGVGPEVGRFHAWWNRQMPGPESRSGDRENEWETLGVQPINPSDANNHVFVHAEGAGHYVGVNYYVDSPTPLWYGEGDDMFLIDGEPWPGSLHGTGTEDYFNSSWCPKEPYAHPYFGYARVNGETGFFGRTHCYRFHLEDPIYFEKSLRASIEHGHANTLTLDLATVAYWYQSEPHLPFPAILPKEKRQPMPRILPPDIHRWRDSWRREMGGGPLWGNEPLPDSTKIE encoded by the coding sequence ATGCCCGGACCTCTCGATCATCTTCCACTACTGCGCCCCGGCGTGCGCACGAAACGCGTCTCTTCCTATGACCGCACTGGGGGGAACAATGATTTCGTTCCCATCGAGGCGGGAGAAACGCGGTCGCTTGCCCAGATTGCGGGCGCGGGCGCGGTCAAGCACATCTGGATCACGATCAATTGTGACGATCCGATGATCAAGCGCAATGCGATTTTGCGCATGTATTGGGATGGGGAAGCGTCGCCGTCGGTGGAGTGTCCGCTGGGGGATTTCTTTGGACAGGGGTGGGCGGAGCGTTACCTCTATGCTTCGCTGCCGCTGGCGGCCGCGCCGGCGGGCGGCAATGCGCTGAACTGCTACTTCCCGATGCCGTTTGGCGACGGCGCGCGCATTGAGATTGAGAACCAGTCCGAGCTGCCGATCAAGAACTTTTACTACTATATCGATTACGAGGAGCATACGGGCGGCGTCGGCCCGGAAGTCGGGCGGTTTCACGCCTGGTGGAACCGGCAGATGCCGGGACCGGAATCGCGGAGCGGGGACCGGGAGAACGAGTGGGAGACGCTGGGCGTGCAGCCGATCAATCCCTCGGACGCGAACAACCATGTCTTTGTGCACGCCGAGGGCGCGGGCCACTATGTCGGCGTGAATTACTATGTCGATTCACCGACGCCGCTCTGGTACGGCGAGGGCGACGACATGTTTTTGATCGACGGCGAGCCGTGGCCGGGATCGCTGCACGGCACCGGGACGGAGGATTACTTCAACTCTTCCTGGTGTCCCAAGGAACCTTACGCACATCCGTACTTCGGCTATGCGCGGGTGAACGGTGAAACGGGCTTCTTCGGCCGCACGCACTGCTACCGGTTTCACCTGGAAGATCCGATCTACTTCGAGAAATCCCTGCGCGCGTCGATCGAGCACGGCCACGCCAACACGCTGACACTCGATCTGGCGACCGTCGCTTACTGGTATCAGAGCGAGCCGCACCTGCCGTTCCCGGCGATCCTGCCCAAAGAAAAGCGGCAGCCGATGCCCAGAATCCTCCCGCCGGACATCCATCGCTGGCGCGACAGCTGGCGCCGCGAAATGGGCGGCGGCCCGCTCTGGGGGAACGAGCCGCTGCCGGATTCGACCAAGATCGAATAA